The DNA window AAAAACACAGAATAAGTGTTATAATTGGAGTTCCTAGAGTTTGGGAGATGTTACATAAGGCTATTATGGGTAAAATCAACAGTAGCTCTCTAACTAAGAAAATTTTTAATATATGTAAGAAGATTGATAATCTAACATTGAGTAAGAAGGTATTTAAAAAGGTATCTGATGAGCTTGGTGGATGTATGAGAGTAGTTGTTTCTGGTGGGGCAAAACTTGACCCAGAAATTTCCGCTGACTTTAAAGCTTTAGGACTTCCTATCATTGAAGGGTATGGACTTACTGAAACATCTCCTATAATTGCTTTTAATCGTCCTAATAACAATGTTCTTGGTTCCGCTGGACAACTTATCCCAGATGTTGAAGTTAAGATTGCTCAAGATGAGGAGATATTAGTTAGAGGAGCCAATGTAATGAAGGGGTATTACAACAACCCTAAGGCAACTGCAGAGGCTATAGATAGTGATGGTTGGTTCCACACTGGAGACCTTGGAAAATTTGAGGGAGACTCTCTATTTATAATAGGAAGAAAAAAGGAGATGATAGTTTTATCAAATGGTAAAAATATCAACCCTGGAGATATTGAATCAGCTATTCTAAAGGAGACAGATTTAATAAAAGAGATAGCTGTAATGGAGTATAACAACCATTTAATGGCTGTAGTTTATCCTGATTTTGACCTTATCAAAAGAAGAAAAATAGCTAATATCAAAGAGACTTTAAAGTGGGAAATCATTGATAAGTACAATGTGACAGCTCCTAAGTATAGAAAAATATTGGAGATAAAAATTGTAAAAGATGAGCTCCCTAAAACTAAGCTTGGTAAGATTAGAAGATTTATGTTAGCAGACTTCTTAAAAAAGGCTGATGAAGAGGTTAAAGATAGCTCTCAATTAAAGAAAGAACCTGTTGCTATTCCTCAAGATTTACTGTCTGAGTATGAAACTCTGAAAAAATATTTAGAATCTACTTTTAACGTTGAAGTAGAGCCAGATCTTCATCTAGAGTTAGATTTAGGTTTAGATTCACTAGATATTGTAGAGATTCTATCATTTATTGAAACAAGTTTTGGAGTAAAAATTAGTGAGGAGCAGTTCAGTAATTTAAAAAATATCTTAGATATAGCTAAATATATAAAGGACAATGGAGGAGAGTATCATCAAGAGAACTTGGATTGGAAGAGCATTCTTAACCAAGATATAGATGTACCACTTCCTAAATCAAGTTTTATGATTGGATTTACAAGATTACTATTCAAACCTATATTTATGTTGTATTTCCGTCTACGTAAACTAGATACTGATAAGATACCTGAAACTCCTGCTATATATGTAGGTAACCATCAAAGTTTCCTAGATGCTTTTATCTTCAATCAGGCTATGCCTAGTTCAAAGTTAAAAGATACTTACTTCATAGCTGTAGCTGTACACTTTGATACACCACTTAGAAGATATCTTGCAGATAGAGGAAATATTATTATCATTGATATCAACAAGAACTTAAAAGAGACACTTCAAATCTCTGCTAAAGTTTTAAAAGAGGGTAAAAATCTAGTGATATTCCCAGAGGGAGCAAGAACTAGAGATGGAGAGTTACAAGAGTTTAAAAAGACATTTGCTATACTTTCTAAGGAGTTAAATATTCCAGTTGTACCTTTTGGTATCAGAGGAGCTTATGAAGCTATGCCATATGGAAGTAGTTTCCCTAAGGCTACTCCTATTGATATTAAGTTCTTTGATGAGATAGAGCCAGAAGAGTTAACTATAGATGAGATAGTTAAGGATACTAAAAAAGAGATACATGATTGGCTATCAGAGGAGTAAAATGAATATTATAATAGAAGATAAAGTGTTAAACTATATTTTGGAGAAGAACTATGAAGGACTTCTCCTAAAGACTAGAAATCAATCCTTTGGTTGAGCGGGTTGTAAAAGAGTAATTCTAGTTGAATTTATAAAAGAGTATTCTAAAATAATAGAAAATAGATTCAGTTGTAAAACTTATAAGGTTGATGGAATAAAAGTGCTTATTCCATATGAACTGGATTTAGAAGGTGTAATAGAGTTAAGAATATCAGAAGTATTCAGTAGTTTTAGCAAAGAGATGCTTTTAATTGTTGAAACTACAGATATATAATTGTCTATTGAGGGGGATAAATTGAACTTTGTAAAAGATTATAATAAAACTGCTATTATCTATGATAATAAAAATATAAGCTATAGAGAGATTATTGAAAAGAGTAAATATTTCTCTACTCTTTTTGATATTCAACCTCAAGATAAGGTTATCATCTTTATGGAGAATAGACCTGAATTACTTTATAGCTTCTTAGGTATCTGGGATAAAAGAGGAACTTGTGTCTGTTTAGATGCTAGTTTCAGTGGAGAGGAGTTAGTTTACTATGTAAATGACTCTGATGCTAAGTTCGTCTATACTTCTAAAGAGTGTTTTAAAAGTGTAGAGAAAGCTTTAGTTTTAACTGGAAAACAGGATAGTATCTCAGTTGTTGTTGTAGATGATATAGTTGTGGAAAAAATTGAGATTCAAGAGTATCTATTAAAAGCTCCAGAGAGAGAGGATATAGCTCTTATGCTATATACATCAGGAACTACTGGTAATCCAAAGGGAGTTATGCTAAAATTTGATAATATTCTTGTAAATATTGAGGGACTTGATAAATACAAGATGTTTATTTCAGAGGATATTGTTTTAGCTTTACTACCTATGCACCATATATTCCCACTTTTAGGAGCTGGAGTTGTACCTCTTGCTAAGGGAGCTACTATTGTATTCCTAAAGGAGTTATCATCTCAAGCTATGGTAGATGCTTTTAAAACTCACAAAGTTACTATGATGATTGGTGTTCCTAGACTTTGGGAGATGTTACATAAGAAAATTATGGAAAAAATCAACAGTAGTAAAGTGACTAAGACAATTTTTAAAATAGCTCAAAAAATTGATAGTATATCTATAAGAAAGAAAATATTTAAGAAAGTACATGATGGATTTGGAGGAAATGTTAGATTTTTCGTATCTGGAGGTTCTAAACTAGACTCTCAAATTTCAAAGGATTTCCTAACTCTTGGAATACAGGTTTGTGAAGGTTATGGAATGACAGAAACATCTCCTATGATCTCCTTTACTCCTATAAATGAGATAGTTCCTGGTTCTGCTGGAAAAATACTTCCAGGTGTAGAGGTTAAAATCTCTGATGACGGAGAGATTCTTGCTAGAGGTAGAAACGTTATGGCTGGGTACTATAAAAGAGAAGATGCCACAGCTGAGGCTATAGATAGTGAAGGGTGGCTTCATACTGGAGACCTTGGAGAGTTAAAAGATGGATATCTATATGTCACTGGACGTAAAAAAGAGATGATAGTTCTTTCTAATGGAAAGAATATCAACCCTATTGAGATAGAACAATGGATAATGGCTCATACAGATCTTATACAGGAGATGGCAATAGCTGAGATAGACTCTGTTCTTACTGCTATTGTATACCCAAATTTCCAAAAAATAGTTGAAGAGAAAATAACTAATATAAAAGAGACTCTTAAATGGGGAGTTATTGATAAATATAATGGCAAAGCTCCTAACTATAGAAAAATTTTAGATATTAGAATTGTTCAAGAGGAGTTACCTAAAACTAAACTTGGTAAGGTTAGAAGATTTATGTTAGAGTCTATTCTTAATAAGAAAGAAGAGGAGAACATAAAAATAGAGGAACCTGATTTTCAAGAGTATTTTGAATTAAAAGAATACCTAGAAAAGATGAAGAATAAAAAGATAACTCCTATGGCTCATCTTGAACTTGACTTAGGACTTGATTCTCTTGATATGGTTGAACTACTTACATATCTTGAGACAACTTTCGGAATTAAGGGAGAAGAGAGTGTCATAGTAAATAACCCTACAGTTGAGAAATTAGCTAAATATATTCAGGAGAATAGAGGAGAGGGAAAATTTGAGGAGATAAATTGGAAAGAGTATCTAACTCAAGAAAAAAATCTAACTCTACCTCATTCTAGCATGGCTATTCATTTTATAAAAGCTCTACTTTGGTTACCTTTTAAAACTTATATCAGAGTTAAAGAGCAAGGGATAGAAAATGTTCTTACAAACAGACCTGTTATCTTTGCTGGAAACCATCAAAGTTTCCTTGATGCTCTTATTTTTGGACATGCTACTCCATTTAAAATTTTGGTTAACTCTTACTCACTTGCCAAGATAAAACACTTCAACAAGTGGTATATGAAATTTTTAGCTAACCATTCCAATGTTGTTTTAGTAGATATTAATAACAATCTTGGAGAGGTACTACAAACAATGGCTAAGGTTTTAAGAGAGGGAAAAAATGTAGTAATATTCCCAGAGGGAGCAAGAACTAGAGATGGAAAGATGTTAGAGTTTAAAAAATCTTTTGCCATCTTAGCAAAGG is part of the Candidatus Fusobacterium pullicola genome and encodes:
- a CDS encoding AMP-binding protein, producing MNFVKDYNKTAIIYDNKNISYREIIEKSKYFSTLFDIQPQDKVIIFMENRPELLYSFLGIWDKRGTCVCLDASFSGEELVYYVNDSDAKFVYTSKECFKSVEKALVLTGKQDSISVVVVDDIVVEKIEIQEYLLKAPEREDIALMLYTSGTTGNPKGVMLKFDNILVNIEGLDKYKMFISEDIVLALLPMHHIFPLLGAGVVPLAKGATIVFLKELSSQAMVDAFKTHKVTMMIGVPRLWEMLHKKIMEKINSSKVTKTIFKIAQKIDSISIRKKIFKKVHDGFGGNVRFFVSGGSKLDSQISKDFLTLGIQVCEGYGMTETSPMISFTPINEIVPGSAGKILPGVEVKISDDGEILARGRNVMAGYYKREDATAEAIDSEGWLHTGDLGELKDGYLYVTGRKKEMIVLSNGKNINPIEIEQWIMAHTDLIQEMAIAEIDSVLTAIVYPNFQKIVEEKITNIKETLKWGVIDKYNGKAPNYRKILDIRIVQEELPKTKLGKVRRFMLESILNKKEEENIKIEEPDFQEYFELKEYLEKMKNKKITPMAHLELDLGLDSLDMVELLTYLETTFGIKGEESVIVNNPTVEKLAKYIQENRGEGKFEEINWKEYLTQEKNLTLPHSSMAIHFIKALLWLPFKTYIRVKEQGIENVLTNRPVIFAGNHQSFLDALIFGHATPFKILVNSYSLAKIKHFNKWYMKFLANHSNVVLVDINNNLGEVLQTMAKVLREGKNVVIFPEGARTRDGKMLEFKKSFAILAKELEVDVIPFGIRGAFEAFSSSSKFPKPSQVEIKYFEPISSKDKSYENIVKETRDTILKWVGK
- a CDS encoding AMP-binding protein, which codes for MKFIYDRNKTAVIFGEKEYSYKEIIKGIKYYSTLLKEAGKVVVTMENRPEMICSIFSIWNSEQTAVVLDSGYTGEQFAYAFSDSEPRYIFTSKKVVGRVREGVELSKKNIEIIVIDDISIPEEFTPDNYEVVIEDLERVALLLYTSGTTGNPKGVMLTFNNLESNIKAVREIDLVNDSDRVLAILPYHHILPLNLTMLMPMYFGTFLVILEELSSEALKTALKKHRISVIIGVPRVWEMLHKAIMGKINSSSLTKKIFNICKKIDNLTLSKKVFKKVSDELGGCMRVVVSGGAKLDPEISADFKALGLPIIEGYGLTETSPIIAFNRPNNNVLGSAGQLIPDVEVKIAQDEEILVRGANVMKGYYNNPKATAEAIDSDGWFHTGDLGKFEGDSLFIIGRKKEMIVLSNGKNINPGDIESAILKETDLIKEIAVMEYNNHLMAVVYPDFDLIKRRKIANIKETLKWEIIDKYNVTAPKYRKILEIKIVKDELPKTKLGKIRRFMLADFLKKADEEVKDSSQLKKEPVAIPQDLLSEYETLKKYLESTFNVEVEPDLHLELDLGLDSLDIVEILSFIETSFGVKISEEQFSNLKNILDIAKYIKDNGGEYHQENLDWKSILNQDIDVPLPKSSFMIGFTRLLFKPIFMLYFRLRKLDTDKIPETPAIYVGNHQSFLDAFIFNQAMPSSKLKDTYFIAVAVHFDTPLRRYLADRGNIIIIDINKNLKETLQISAKVLKEGKNLVIFPEGARTRDGELQEFKKTFAILSKELNIPVVPFGIRGAYEAMPYGSSFPKATPIDIKFFDEIEPEELTIDEIVKDTKKEIHDWLSEE